Proteins encoded in a region of the Paenibacillus sp. E222 genome:
- a CDS encoding PilZ domain-containing protein, which yields MAINLRREPFRYTLKEPITFEIFILSINGASAPPKPIQAELCDISRSGCQLSFPLNLHVESNNIRIGMNLLLFEDPLYLEGTLRWGKEENNQWHYGVQLEIQQGNHERLSREMRMLAGQGKIMVK from the coding sequence ATGGCTATCAACCTTAGAAGAGAACCTTTTCGCTATACTTTAAAAGAACCAATAACGTTTGAAATTTTTATACTCAGCATTAACGGCGCCTCTGCACCACCCAAACCCATTCAAGCGGAATTATGCGATATCAGCCGATCCGGCTGTCAGCTTTCTTTCCCGTTAAATCTGCATGTGGAGTCCAATAACATCCGAATCGGCATGAACTTGCTGCTTTTTGAAGACCCCTTGTATTTGGAAGGAACGCTGCGTTGGGGCAAAGAAGAGAATAACCAATGGCACTACGGGGTACAGCTGGAGATCCAGCAAGGCAATCATGAGCGTTTATCCAGAGAAATGAGAATGCTTGCGGGGCAAGGCAAAATTATGGTGAAGTAA
- a CDS encoding uracil/xanthine transporter, translating into MNRHQEQSLQNNIKGASSLALAGIQWFFFLFTNTVVVPLSIGHNFQLSPEAIAASMQHAFLLTGAVCILQAFFGHRYAVMDGPSGLWWGLTLSLTASASSAGMSLERIGGGLAAGFLLAGLTMMILGGLGAAHVLQKLFTPMVKSAMLFLMTIQLTMNFFKGMIGYTEFGTFNLPVAALSVAIAFLVALIQLKGKGKLGNYSILIGIVTGWIAYSFVFPGQHAGASGQQDLNLFSWFPWGTPKWEPGIVITAFFVGLVNMTNSITTLSSVEKIYEVQTTSQQYKRSYMLTGLFTMLSACVGVLPFGLFASSIGFLESTRILKRAAFVVGAGMLCMLGLTPSVTAFFAQIPPSVGSAVLFVAYLQMFGTALRTLEGTTFNSKTIYRVALPVLTGVAVMNIPAEAFHALPMYLIPIISNGLVIGVVVSLLLEITVDWSKMDNTTNTTTATKAA; encoded by the coding sequence ATGAACAGACATCAAGAGCAATCTTTGCAAAATAATATCAAGGGTGCGTCATCGCTTGCATTGGCAGGCATTCAGTGGTTCTTCTTCCTGTTTACCAACACTGTGGTAGTGCCGTTATCCATCGGACATAATTTTCAGCTTTCACCGGAGGCCATTGCTGCGTCGATGCAGCATGCCTTTTTGCTTACTGGGGCTGTGTGTATATTACAGGCGTTCTTTGGACATCGTTATGCCGTGATGGATGGTCCCTCAGGATTATGGTGGGGACTGACACTAAGCTTAACGGCCTCGGCTTCATCAGCAGGCATGAGTTTGGAACGTATCGGGGGAGGATTGGCTGCAGGTTTTCTGTTAGCGGGTCTGACAATGATGATCCTTGGCGGACTTGGAGCTGCGCATGTGCTTCAGAAGCTGTTCACACCAATGGTCAAGAGTGCGATGTTATTCCTGATGACGATTCAATTGACCATGAATTTCTTCAAAGGCATGATTGGATACACCGAGTTTGGCACATTCAACCTGCCTGTAGCGGCGTTGTCCGTTGCTATAGCGTTTCTTGTGGCCTTAATCCAGCTTAAGGGAAAAGGCAAGCTCGGCAACTACTCCATCCTGATTGGCATCGTGACGGGGTGGATTGCCTATAGTTTTGTGTTTCCTGGACAACATGCAGGAGCATCCGGTCAACAGGATTTAAACCTGTTTTCCTGGTTTCCGTGGGGGACGCCGAAGTGGGAGCCGGGTATTGTTATCACAGCTTTTTTTGTCGGGCTGGTGAATATGACGAACTCCATCACCACGTTAAGCTCCGTCGAAAAAATATATGAAGTACAAACGACCAGCCAACAATATAAACGATCGTACATGCTCACAGGATTGTTCACCATGTTATCTGCATGTGTAGGTGTGCTGCCGTTCGGATTATTTGCTTCTTCAATCGGATTCCTGGAGAGCACCCGTATTCTGAAACGGGCTGCGTTTGTTGTTGGAGCAGGCATGTTATGTATGTTGGGACTTACACCTTCCGTGACAGCCTTTTTCGCACAAATCCCTCCAAGTGTAGGGAGTGCCGTGCTATTTGTAGCCTATTTGCAAATGTTTGGTACAGCTCTAAGAACACTCGAAGGCACCACCTTTAATTCCAAAACAATCTATCGTGTGGCACTTCCGGTTCTTACAGGTGTTGCTGTAATGAACATCCCTGCTGAAGCGTTTCATGCTCTGCCCATGTATCTCATTCCGATCATTAGCAATGGACTCGTCATTGGAGTTGTGGTGTCACTTTTGCTCGAAATCACAGTGGATTGGTCCAAAATGGACAATACAACTAATACAACTACTGCTACCAAAGCAGCCTGA